Proteins encoded together in one Sceloporus undulatus isolate JIND9_A2432 ecotype Alabama chromosome 4, SceUnd_v1.1, whole genome shotgun sequence window:
- the AVPR1B gene encoding vasopressin V1b receptor encodes MERNTTYFSSFIGSSLLDDINPQDQDANQTVLYTRDEELAKAEIGILAIILAVTMVGNLGVLLAMYRLRKKMSRMHLFILHLGLTDLGVALFQVLPQMIWEVTYRFQGPDPLCRLVKYLQVLSMFASTYMLIAMTLDRYMAVCHPLRTLQQTSCQAYLMIGTTWLLSCLLSLPQLFIFSVREVRQGSGVLDCWAEFRYPWGAKAYITWMTLCVFVLPVAILTICYSLICHKICKNLRGKTQSGGPCAAAAGISYTSTGQKGTECHPGSRVSSVRTISRAKIRTVKMTFVIVLTYVACWAPFFSVQMWSVWDKNAPDDESSNVTFTITMLLASLSSCCNPWIYMFFSGHLFHDILHFFACCGSLHSSLKRQFSNGSLCSRKTTILTHSPQSTPAAAGVGVQMQLESLKDFYQPYEESVNDSGIL; translated from the exons ATGGAGAGGAATACCACTTATTTCAGCAGCTTCATAGGTAGCTCTCTGCTGGACGACATCAATCCACAGGATCAGGATGCCAACCAGACTGTTCTGTACACCCGAGATGAAGAACTTGCCAAGGCTGAGATTGGGATCCTGGCCATCATCCTGGCAGTGACTATGGTGGGAAACTTGGGTGTCCTTCTGGCCATGTACCGGCTGAGGAAGAAAATGAGCCGCATGCACCTTTTTATCCTGCACCTGGGCCTGACTGACCTGGGTGTGGCTCTCTTCCAGGTGCTTCCCCAGATGATTTGGGAAGTGACCTACCGCTTTCAGGGACCTGACCCTCTTTGCAGACTTGTCAAGTACCTCCAGGTGCTGAGTATGTTTGCTTCCACCTACATGCTCATTGCCATGACGCTGGACCGCTACATGGCTGTCTGCCACCCGCTGCGCACTCTCCAGCAGACCAGCTGCCAGGCTTACCTGATGATTGGCACCACTTGGTTGCTCAGCTGCTTGCTCAGTTTGCCCCAGCTCTTCATATTCTCAGTGAGGGAGGTACGCCAAGGTTCTGGTGTGTTGGACTGCTGGGCTGAATTTAGGTACCCTTGGGGAGCCAAGGCTTACATCACATGGATgactttgtgtgtttttgtgctgCCTGTGGCTATCCTTACCATTTGCTACAGCTTAATTTGCCACAAAATCTGCAAGAATCTTCGAGGAAagactcaaagtggtggtccctgtgCAGCAGCAGCTGGCATTTCCTATACATCCACAGGCCAGAAAGGAACAGAGTGCCATCCTGGCTCCCGGGTAAGCAGTGTCCGTACCATCTCCCGTGCAAAAATCCGTACAGTGAAGATGACCTTTGTCATTGTACTGACCTATGTGGCTTGCTGGGCACCCTTCTTCAGTGTGCAGATGTGGTCAGTGTGGGATAAGAATGCACCAGACGATG AGTCCAGTAATGTGACTTTTACAATCACCATGTTGCTGGCcagcctcagcagctgctgtaaCCCTTGGATTTACATGTTCTTCAGTGGACATCTTTTTCATGATATCCTTCACTTTTTTGCATGCTGTGGAAGCCTTCACTCCAGTCTCAAGAGGCAGTTCTCCAATGGAAGCCTCTGCAGCCGAAAAACCACCATCTTGACTCACAGTCCCCAAAGTACCCCAGCTGCAGCTGGAGTTGGGGTTCAGATGCAGCTGGAGAGCTTGAAAGATTTCTACCAGCCCTATGAAGAAAGTGTGAATGATTCAGGGATACTCTAA